CAGGAAGTCGTCGTAGGCCGCCAGGTCGAAGAACCCGTGCCCGCTCAGGTTGAACAGGATCGTCTTCGCCTTTCCCTCCTCGTCGGCGCGTTTCGCCTCCACGATCGCCGAGTGGACGGCGTGGGCCGACTCCGGCGCGGGAAGGAGACCCTCCGAGCGGGCGAAGGTCAGCGCGCTCTCGAAGACCACGATCTGCGGGTAGGCCTGGGCCTCGATCAGCCCTTCGTGGCAGAGCTGGCTCACCAGGGGAGAGTCGCCGTGGTACCGAAGCCCGCCGGCGTGGATCCCGGCCGGTACGAAATCGTGCCCCAGGGTGTACATCTTCACCAGGGGGGTCAGCTTCGCGGTGTCGCCGAAGTCGTAGGCGTAGACCCCCTTGGTCAGGGTCGGACAGGAGGCGGGTTCCACGGCGATCACCCGGGGGTTCCTGGATCCGGCGATCTTGTCCCGCAGGAAGGGGAACCCGATCCCGGCCATGTTGCTTCCCCCGCCGCAGCATCCGATCACCACGTCCGGGTAGGCGTTCGCGATCTTCATCTGCTCGACGCACTCCAGCCCGATCACCGTCTGGTGGAGCAGAACATGGTTCAGCACCGACCCGAGGGAGTAGCTGGTGTCCTCGCGGGTCGCGGCATCCTCGACCGCCTCGCTGATCGCGATCCCGAGGGAGCCCGGCGAATCCGGGTTCGCAGCCAGGATCTGCCGACCGGACTGGGTGTCCGTGCTCGGGGAGGGGACGACCGTCGCTCCGAAGGACTCCATGAGCATCCGGCGGTAAGGCTTCTGGTGGTAGCTGACCTTCACCATGTAGACTTTCGCCTCGAGGCCGAAGAAGCAGGCGCCAAGCGCCAGCGCCGACCCCCACTGCCCCGCGCCCGTCTCGGTGGCGATCCGCTTCCGACCGGCCATCTTGTTGTAGAAGGCCTGCGGGATGGAGGTGTTCGGCTTGTGGCTCCCCGCGGGGCTGTTCCCTTCGTACTTGTAGAAGATCTTCGATTTCGTCCCGATCGCCTGCTCGAGCCGGGTCGCCCGGTACATCGGGGTCGGCCTCCACAGCGCGTAGATCTTCCGGACCTCCTCCGGGATCGGGATGTGCCGCTGGGACGACACCTCCTGCTCGATGAGCGCCATCGGGAAGAGCGGGAGCAGGTCGTCCGGGGTGACCGGCTTCCCGGTGCCCGGGTGCAGGACGGGCGCCGGAGGGTTGGGCATGTCGGCCATGATGTTGTACCAGGTCTTCGGGATTTCCGAGTCCTTCAGGACGATCTTCGTTTCCATTCGCTTCCCTCCTTTTCCCGTTCCGGTGGTATGGCTTCCAGCAAGAGATTCCGTATCGCAAGGGCCGGGTCTTTCGCGCGGACCAGCGCCTCTCCCACGAGGAAGGCGTCGGCCCCCAGTTGCATGAAGCGGCGGACATCGCCCGCCGAGGAGATCCCGCTCTCGACGACCCGGATCGCCCCGACCGGAACCTTCGGAAGAAGCCGCTCCGAGGTGCGGAGGTCGACCCGCAGGGTCGCCAGGTCCCGGTTGTTGATCCCCACGATCGTCGCGCCCGCATCCGCGGCGATCGCCAGCTCCTCCTCGTCGTGCACCTCGACCAGGGGCTCCATCCCATACTCCCTGGCCGCCCGGACCATCCTCCCGGTATTGGTCCGAAGCACCGCGACGATCAGCAGCGCCATGTCGGCCCCGTGCGCCCGGGCTTCGGCCAGCATATACTCGTCGAGCAGGAAGTCCTTCCTCAGCACGGGGGTTTCTCCCGAGGCCGCGGAGGCGGCCTGAAGATCGGCCAGGCTCCCCCCGAAGAACCGGCTCTCGGTCAGTACCGACACCGCGCATGCCCCGGCTTCCGCGTAGAGCCTGGTGGTGGAAGCGGCATCCAGTTCCTTGCGGATCCACCCCTTCGACGGGGAGGCCCGCTTCACCTCCGCGATGATCCCGGGCCGCCGGGTCAGCCGGGTCCGGATCTCCCGCCGGGGTCCCATTTCCCCCGCCCGCCTCACCAGATCCGAAAAGGGGACGACCTTCTTCCTTCCGTCGAGATCTTTTCGGACGCCGGCGACGATCTCCTCAAGATGTTTGGATATTCCTTTTTTCATAAGGAGTTCACACCAAGAATTGAAAGAAACGCTTCAAGCTTCATCAGGGCCGTTCCGCTGTCGATGGATCGCTCCGCGGCGGCGATCCCCTCGCG
The genomic region above belongs to Deltaproteobacteria bacterium GWC2_65_14 and contains:
- a CDS encoding TrpB-like pyridoxal-phosphate dependent enzyme, producing the protein METKIVLKDSEIPKTWYNIMADMPNPPAPVLHPGTGKPVTPDDLLPLFPMALIEQEVSSQRHIPIPEEVRKIYALWRPTPMYRATRLEQAIGTKSKIFYKYEGNSPAGSHKPNTSIPQAFYNKMAGRKRIATETGAGQWGSALALGACFFGLEAKVYMVKVSYHQKPYRRMLMESFGATVVPSPSTDTQSGRQILAANPDSPGSLGIAISEAVEDAATREDTSYSLGSVLNHVLLHQTVIGLECVEQMKIANAYPDVVIGCCGGGSNMAGIGFPFLRDKIAGSRNPRVIAVEPASCPTLTKGVYAYDFGDTAKLTPLVKMYTLGHDFVPAGIHAGGLRYHGDSPLVSQLCHEGLIEAQAYPQIVVFESALTFARSEGLLPAPESAHAVHSAIVEAKRADEEGKAKTILFNLSGHGFFDLAAYDDFLAGRLVDHEHPESQIREALARLPNVGA